CTTGTTATCAGCAATACGCATTACGAAATCCTGAAAAGAATTCCGGCTCATTACCAGACTGTTTACGGCCTGATACGAACAGGGAAGCAATTCGTCACCGCATCCATGGATAAAACCATTAAGGTTTGGAATGCTGACTTTTCCAAAGTAGAGCAGCGTATTGAATTTAAGCATGGCGGGCACAACCGCTCAGTCAACGGTTTAGTGGCTATTGACGACCAAACTTTTGCCAGTTACGGCGACGATAAAAAAATCATAATCTGGAAAAAAGCTCCTGTAATTTTGCCATCCGATAATTGATTCTGAGAAAGTTATTTTGTACATTAGTATTATTATGGACAACGACTTTAATTCTCTGTATCCGCCAAAACCTTTTTTGGAAAAGGAGCCCGTAAGGCAAGGGCACATTGCTGTTACGGTATTTTCTCTGATGCTCTTTATCCTGAGTTTTTTGGTGTTCTTTAATAACCAGCTTCTTTTTTTGATTGAATTGGTAGCTGTATTAATCCTTCACGAAGGCGGACATTATTTATTCATGAAATTGTATAAGTATGAAAATGTCCGGATGCTGTTCCTGCCTTTGATGGGTGCTTTTGTTCACGGGCACAAAGAATCTTACCGCCAAAGGGAAAGTTTGATGGTGGTACTTGCCGGGCCGCTTCCTGGAATTATTGTCGGAATTGCCCTGTGGTTGCTGGGATTCCACTATGAAATCCACTGGATGGTCGAAACGGCAATGATCCTGTTTGCCGTAAATATTCTGAACCTGCTTCCGATCCTTCCATTGGACGGCGGACGCATGCTGAGCATTTTGTTTTTCGAACGCATCGAATTATTCCAGGTTATTTTCTCGTTCATCTCGTCTTTAGCTTTAATTGCGATCGGTTATTTCTTTGAATTTTATGTGATTATGATCTTCGGGTTTTTGATGGGATTCCAGGTAAGAAGTTTGCACCGCCGGTATTTGATCCACAAAGGACTGAAAGAAGACGATGTGAACTTCAATTCGACTTATGATAACCTTTCCGATCGTTCGTATCATTTTGTGAAGAATCATGTATTGGAAAACACGCCGGGCCTTCGCCGCTTTGTGGAAAACATGGAAGGCGAGGACACCAAAACGGTGGTTGCCAATGAAGTGAAGAACATGCTTGTTCCGCCAATGGTGCAGGATGTGAATGCATTTATGAAAGTGATCGTGATCATTGCCTGGATTTTGGCTATTTTTGGCCCGATTTACCTGATGTGGAGTCGGGGTGTTTTTAACGCAATATATGTTTAAGGTCGGACAGAAAGTATCTTTTTTATACGAAAAGGGAGACGGGATTATTTTGAGCCTGGAGAAAAACCGGGCGCAGGTCACGGATGATTCCGGGTTTGACCGTTGGTTTCCCCTGAATGAATTGGTTTTCATTCATTCCGAAAAGTATGCAGACGATGAAATAACGATTTCCAAAGAAGACCTGGAACCGGAAACGACGTTCCGTGTGATCCAGGAGCGAACAGGAGCAAAGAAGCCGCGAACTGTCTGGGAAATCGACC
The window above is part of the Fluviicola sp. genome. Proteins encoded here:
- a CDS encoding site-2 protease family protein, which encodes MEKEPVRQGHIAVTVFSLMLFILSFLVFFNNQLLFLIELVAVLILHEGGHYLFMKLYKYENVRMLFLPLMGAFVHGHKESYRQRESLMVVLAGPLPGIIVGIALWLLGFHYEIHWMVETAMILFAVNILNLLPILPLDGGRMLSILFFERIELFQVIFSFISSLALIAIGYFFEFYVIMIFGFLMGFQVRSLHRRYLIHKGLKEDDVNFNSTYDNLSDRSYHFVKNHVLENTPGLRRFVENMEGEDTKTVVANEVKNMLVPPMVQDVNAFMKVIVIIAWILAIFGPIYLMWSRGVFNAIYV
- a CDS encoding Smr/MutS family protein — its product is MFKVGQKVSFLYEKGDGIILSLEKNRAQVTDDSGFDRWFPLNELVFIHSEKYADDEITISKEDLEPETTFRVIQERTGAKKPRTVWEIDLHIEEILESTQGMSNTEILLKQMAEFRATFKKAKNQSIHKLVVIHGVGEGVLKNEIRTYLAQQDQIEVYDADFLEYGKGATAIEFHPNW